TTCTTCAATGGCCAGGTTCAGGTGCATGTCTCCCAGTCCAGAAAGCACCCATTCTCCGGTTTCGCTGTTGCGGGCGAAGGTCAGGGTGGGATCATCGTCCAGCAGGCGGCCCATCTGGGTGGTCAGTTTGTCCTCATCCTGGCGGGTTTTGGGGTGCAGGGCCATGGACACCACCGGATCAGGCAGGTGCAAGGGGCCGTAATCGATCAGGTGGTGCGGATCGCAGAGGGTTTCTCCGGTTTTCACATCGCTGATCTTGGTGAGGGCTCCAATCATGCCTGCCGTGAGTTCGGGCACCTCCTGCAGGTCCTTGCCATTCAGGGTGTACAGGTGGGCCGGGGTGGAGGTGGTCCCTCTGGAAGCGTTGTAAATGGGCTGTCCGGGCTTCAAGGTGCCTGACCACACCCGCACGTAGGCCACTTTCCCCAGGAAGGGATCGGTGGAAGAGCGGAACACGCGGGCACTGAAGGGGGCATCTGGAGTGGGAGGGCGGGTTTGCCCATCCACAGCCACAAATGCAGGCCGCTCTGCAGCTTCCCGCTCGATGGTGACCAGCAAATCCAGCAGGGCGTCCACCCCGATCAGGGTGGTGGCTGAAACCGGAACCACCGGGTCAATCTGCCCAGTTTTAAACGCGGTCAGCAGGGCCTTGTTGAGTTCCTGCAAGGTCACTTCCTCATCTGCCAGGTAACGCTCGATCAGTTCTTCATCGGTTTCCACGATGCGTTCAACGAGTTTGGCCCGGTACTCCTGCACCTGGTCCTCGTATCCAGCGGGGATGTCCACGACCTGCTCTCCGATGTAGGCCTTGCGGGAAAGCAGGTCAATGACCCCGGAGAAGTCTTTTTCTTTGCCAATGGGCAGGTGGGTGGCCACCACCGGACCAGAAATTGAGGCTTCCAGGCCAGAGAGCACCTCAAAAAAATCCGCGCGATCCCGGTCCATTTTGTTGACGGCGATGATGCGCGGCATTCCAAATTCGTCGGCGGTCTTCCAGACCCTTTCGGTACCCACCTCCACGCCTGAAACTGCACTGACCACCACCAGGGTGTTGTCTGCACTGCGCAAGGCTCCCCGGATTTCGCCCACAAAGTCTGCAAATCCAGGCGTGTCCAGCAAAGTCACCTGGCTTTCATGCCAATTGAAAGGGAGCACCGATGTGAAAATGCTCATCTGGTGCTCCTGTTCCAGTGCCGTGTGGTCTGAGTGGGTGTTTTTCTGCATCACCGCTCCCAGACGTTTGATTTGACCTGCCCGGTAAAGCATGGCTTCTACCAGACTGGTCTTGCCGACCCCGCTGTGCCCCACCACCGAAACATTAAAGCGCATAACGCCTCCTCGGGAAATGAGTCGCCCTCTGTCCTGCTCTGGCAGGTTCAAGAATCCTTAAGAATCTGCCGCACTGGCGTCTCAGGAATGCTGGGCTAATGGTTGGAGTGCCAACAATGGTAATGACTGTGTATGTAGCATCATACAACTTTCTTACAGGACAAAAGACCATCCTTCATGGCGGCTCAAGGGAAAGTCAAGGGGTCCCCTAAAGCTGGACTGCGTTCATTCATCTTTTTCATTTTTTTTTGTTGTGTCACACAATAAAAGCTGAAGCCACGCTGAAGTATAAAGATTTGGTGAACCAAAATCGCCCTCCCAGAGAATTAAAACTTGTTTTAACAACTGCAATAAAACTGTCAGGATTTTCCCTTAGAATAAAAGTAACTCAGATCTGAGGGTGAGGCCACTTCTCCAACACCATCCCAAGGCACCTCGTCCAATGGTCCGCAGCCTGCAAAGGAGGACAGTATGAAAATCGATACGATCACCCTAGAAGTCCTGGCGGATCAGCGCGAAGAATTACGCTCTGAAACGGATGAAGAGGCCCAGCGCCGTGCAGCCATCGCCTCTCTCGCCCACCTCGATCCTGATGCTGTTTTCGCTCACCTGCAATCCCTCTCTCCTTCTTTGCGTCGTCCCACCCAACAGCAAACCACCCTGCAATGCTGAATTCCATCTTCCCGCAGGGCAAAACGTAAAAAACCCCGAGTTCTGAGCGATCAGGCCCGGGTTTTTTCTTGTGCCTGCTCGGGTTTTTCTGGTTTCTCGGTCTCTGTTCCCCTGAGGGCCTGAATGGCACGTCTTAAGGGCTCTGGAATGGGCACCCCGGCTTTTGCCATCTGTTCCACAATGGAAAACAGTTCGTTGCCCAGCAACACATAGGCCACAGCATTTCTGAGGGTTTGCTGCTGTGAAAGCACCAGATCGACCTGATGGGCTGCAATTACCATCAGCCACAGCAGGATTTTTTTCAAAAGGGTTCTTAAAAAGTGCTCTTTTCTGACCCTTGGACGAATGGATTGCACAATGGTGCGGGTCAGCACATCCAGCAGCATCAGGATGAGCAGGGCAGGCAGGGTGGGATGACCAGGTCCCAGAACCCACTGGGTGAACGTTTCGAGGTGCAGCATCAAACTCCTTTCTTCAGCTCTCCAGGACGACACCGGAAGCTGAAATTCTGTCTTTACGGAATCACTACGCTGTATTTCGCTATTTACATCATCCAGTTTAGCATTATAATGCTAAATAACAAGATCAGGCGTTTCCCTGATGGCATCCATCCGCCAAAAGTCCTAGCATTGTATTGCTAAGCAGTGTGATCAAGCAGTGTGAAAACAAGAGGTCTGCATGTCCACCCGAACCCGCACTTCCAGAGACATCCCCCGCTGGGCCGAAGCCCTGCGTTTGCGCCGCACCAGACTGGGCCTTTCCCAGGAAGAGGTGGCCCGGCGCTGTTCTGACCTGCTGGTTCAGCGCACGGTTTCTGCCCTGGAAACCGGAGTGATCGACCTGAAAGACCTCTCGGTGGGACGGCTGCTGGCCCTCTCAAAAGCTCTGGACTGGTCCCTGTACGACCTGCAGCAGGCCACCCGCCTGAACCTGGGCATCCAGACCCCCGAAGGGCAGCTCTCCCCTGCTCCAGTCCACACCTTTCCGCTGTATCCCCTGCAGGAAGCCAGCAAACCGCTGGACCAGATGAAACCTTTTGCAGATTATCCTGCTCCGGTCTGGAAAAGGGACGTGCGTCCGGGGCTTTATGTGTTCTTTGAAGGCCACCACCCCATCACC
This sequence is a window from Deinococcus roseus. Protein-coding genes within it:
- the fusA gene encoding elongation factor G, coding for MRFNVSVVGHSGVGKTSLVEAMLYRAGQIKRLGAVMQKNTHSDHTALEQEHQMSIFTSVLPFNWHESQVTLLDTPGFADFVGEIRGALRSADNTLVVVSAVSGVEVGTERVWKTADEFGMPRIIAVNKMDRDRADFFEVLSGLEASISGPVVATHLPIGKEKDFSGVIDLLSRKAYIGEQVVDIPAGYEDQVQEYRAKLVERIVETDEELIERYLADEEVTLQELNKALLTAFKTGQIDPVVPVSATTLIGVDALLDLLVTIEREAAERPAFVAVDGQTRPPTPDAPFSARVFRSSTDPFLGKVAYVRVWSGTLKPGQPIYNASRGTTSTPAHLYTLNGKDLQEVPELTAGMIGALTKISDVKTGETLCDPHHLIDYGPLHLPDPVVSMALHPKTRQDEDKLTTQMGRLLDDDPTLTFARNSETGEWVLSGLGDMHLNLAIEELALLGVQVTTSKPKIPYRETIKTTAKSQGKYKKQTGGHGQYGDCWLRLEPSGENFEFASEVVGGVVPSKYIPSIHKGVEESLSKGALAGYPVQNIKVVVYDGSYHEVDSSDIAFKMAAGLAFREAMSKAQPILMEPILQLNVYIPGTSMGDVLADLQGKRAQILGMDTDGNLTVVRALVPQSELQEYSAQLRSITGGRGAYSLKFSNYAEVPQHLQGRIIQARQSEQHA
- a CDS encoding phage holin family protein, whose product is MLHLETFTQWVLGPGHPTLPALLILMLLDVLTRTIVQSIRPRVRKEHFLRTLLKKILLWLMVIAAHQVDLVLSQQQTLRNAVAYVLLGNELFSIVEQMAKAGVPIPEPLRRAIQALRGTETEKPEKPEQAQEKTRA
- a CDS encoding helix-turn-helix domain-containing protein translates to MSTRTRTSRDIPRWAEALRLRRTRLGLSQEEVARRCSDLLVQRTVSALETGVIDLKDLSVGRLLALSKALDWSLYDLQQATRLNLGIQTPEGQLSPAPVHTFPLYPLQEASKPLDQMKPFADYPAPVWKRDVRPGLYVFFEGHHPITGGKLHHIDTADLELETGHAYLIVHQDIPRMCDYQETSSAHGNIGLFLCSDGRFIPAPDALLVGRRYLLSRIERA